In Chloroflexaceae bacterium, the DNA window AGGTCAGGGTCTACCTGCCGCTGGCGCAGCGCTGAGCGCCGGTTCGGATAGCGGTTCTGCGGGGTCCGGGAGCGTTGTATGCTCCCGGACCCTCTTTTCCTACCATCCGCCTGTCGCCGCGCGGCGCACAGGCGGTTCTGCAGGAGCGTGTCGCGATGCCGAATACTGCGGCGGGGCGGGTTCTGCCTCCGGGGGCCGGCGGAGAACGCCGCGGGCGAAAGCCCTGGCTGAGCGCTTGCAAGCCCCTGCGGGACTTCCGCGTCCTGAGCTGCGCGCCGCGGGCGAAAGCCCTGGCTGAGCGCTTGCAAGCCCCTGCGGGGCTTCCGCGTCCTAAGCCCGCACCGCCACTGCAAGGATCAGACTGGCATACCGGATTCGCTTCATAATCTGCATATGAAAGCACTGGAGGCGGGCCAGCGGCTCTTTTCACCGCAGGGGCGGTTCCCCCTCAAAGCGCCTGAACCAGCCGATCGAGGCCCGCAGCAAAGGTCGCCGGTTCGGTCAGCGCGGAGAGCAGCAGATGGGCGCCGGGAACGTCGCCGTAGAAGTAGCCGGGATGGACCAGGACGCCCTGATCGAGGAGGCGCAGCGCCAGGGCCTCTTCATCGTCACAGCCGCTGACGGCCGGGAAGAGGTAGTAGCCGCCGTCGGGCGGGCGGACGCGCAGGCGGGGATGGCCGGCCAGGCGTTGCAGGGCCAGGTCGAGGTTGGCCCGCACCCGCGCGGTCATCCGGGCGACGAAGGGCATGCCGTGGACGAAGAGGGCCGGCAGGAGATGCTGGCTCAGGCTGTTGGCGCCCAGGAACGTGTCGTTGAGCAATTCGAGGCGCGGGCCAAAGGGACGCGCGGCGGCATTGAGGGCGATCCAGCCCAGCTTCAGGTCGGGGAGGGCGAAGAGCTTGGAGATGCCGTTGAGGGTAAAAACGGGCAGATCGGGATGCAGGGCGGCGAGGGGCGGCACGTGGGGCACGGCGTAGGTGAAGGCGGCGAACACCTCGTCGCAGATCACCGGCAGGCCCATGCGGCTGAGGGCCGCGAGGGGGGCCGAGACCACGGCCCCGGTGGGGTTATGGGGCGAGACGATCAGCACGGCGCGGGTGCGGGCGTCGGCAGCGGCGTGGAGGGCGCGCTCATCAATCGCCCAGCCCTCCTCCTCCCGCAGCGGATAGGAGCGCAGTTCCAGACCGCGGAGGGCGGCCAGGTATTCGAAGAGCGGGTAGGTGACATTGGGCGCCAGCAGGTTGTCGCCCGGATCGGCCAGGAGGGCGAAGAGCAGGCTGTAGGCTTCGCTGGTGCTGGCGGTGAGGAACACGTCGTCGGGTTCCAGGGGCAAGGGAGGCGCGCGCCCGGCGTAGTAGGCGACAACAGCGGCGCGGGCCGCCGCGCCGCCCCGCGGGTCGGGCTGGTAGCGCCGGGTCTCCCAGAAGCTCTCGGCAGCGGCGCGCAGGATGGCCGGAGGGAAGAGGAGGCCCTGGAGGGTCGGGTTGCTGCTGGTCAGGTCGAGGTAGCCGCCAGCGGCAAGGCGCCGCTGGCGGGCGAGTTCGAGGGGATTGGGGCTGAGATCCAGGTCGCTGAAGACGCCAGGCATAGGATTTTGGATTGCGGATTTTGGATTGCCAAGTGCTGAAGGCGCCAGGCGTAGGGGTTTTGGATTTTGGATTGCCGTATATGGTGACGCCATTCAATGGTCTGTAACGTAAGTTTTCTGGCATTTCCGCGCCTCTCCCAGACTCCCCCGTTGGGGGAGGAGCCGGACTCCCTCCCCCGGCGGGGGAGGTTCGGGGAGGGGGCAGAGTTACCGAAGGCTTTTCTCTACCCGCTGACGTCGCGCACCAGGCGGCGCCAGAACTCGTCCATCTGGCCGGGGACGAAGGGCATGTACAGGCTGATGCGGTCGAGCAGGCCGTCGTAGCGCTGGCGCAGGGCCGCGCCCAGCTCGCCGGGGGAGGCTTCGACGGCGAAGGTCGCCAGCATCTCATCACTCACCAGGCCGGGCATATCGGCCCAGCGCTGCTGGGCGGCCAGTTGCGACAGGCGCTCGCCGACCTCGCCCCAGCCGTGGCAGTCGAGCACGGGCCGGTAGGTGGGGGTGGAGCCGTAGAAGGCGATCTGCTGCCGCACAAAGGCGCGCATGCGCTCGGTGCTCTCACGGTCGAGACCGGTGATAACCAGGGGGCTGCCGGCCAGGGCGCACGCCGCGGGATCGCGCCCGGCCCTGCGGGCGCCCTCGGCGATCTGGGGGCGCAGATGCTCGCGCAGGTACTTCGCGCTGTTAAGCGGGTGGGCGTGAAACCCGTCGCAGAGTTCGCCGGCCAGTTGCGCCAGGCGCTCGTTGACCCCGGCGATGTAAATCGGAATATTGGGATGGTCAATTTTGCCGGGGTTGAAGAATGGCAGCATCAGCGTATGCTGGTAGAACTTTCCCCGGTAATTCAGGCGGCCATTGCCCTGAAAGCTCTGCCAGATGGCCCGCAGGGCCAGCACGTAATCGCGCAGCCGTTCGACCGGCTGATCGAAGCTGGCGCTGAAGCGACGCTCGATGTGGGCGCGCACCTGGGTGCCCAGGCCCAGGATGAAGCGGCCCCGGGAGAATGCCGCCAGATCCCAGGCGATCTGGGCGGTCACCATCGGGCTGCGGGGAAAGGCGATGGCGACCGCGGTGCCGAGGCCGAGGCGGCTGGTATGTTCGGCGGCGATGGTCAGGGGCAGGAAGGGATTGTGAGCGGTTTCGGGAGCCCAGAGGGCGGCGAAGCCCAGAGCCTCGGCGGAGCGGGCCACTTCGGCGGCGACCGGCAGGGGGTTGGCATCCACCATGAACCCGACATCGAGCAGCATAGGTTCCTCCTCATCAGGGCCGGATGCGCCGCAGCAGAGCCACGAGCCGGTCGTGCTCGTCTTTGAGCAGGCCGGCGAGATCGCGCCCGGCGCGCACCAGGTAGTCGTGGCGATCGGGGCGCGCCCGCGCCACGGCGCGGATGGCGGCGGCGAGCAGTTCGTCGCCGGGGACGGGGGTGGCGAAGAGCACGGCGCGGAAGAAGTCGTTCCGCGCGGAGAAGCGCAGCAGTTCGTCGGCGTCGCAGGCGTAGACCGAGTAATGCACCGGCGGCGGCTGGGGCGGGAGGTACTGGTAGATCGTCTCACCTTCGGCAAAACCTACGATGAGGGCCGAGAACTCGGTTTGCAGCACCTCGGCCAGGTCGGGGTTCTCGGCATAGATCTCTTCATCGTACAACTCGCGCCCGCTGTAGGTGCGCCCGCGGACCACAGCGCGGCCCCCCGGCTCGCGGCTGCCGGTGCGGATCTCGTACACCAGGCCATAAACGGCCAGGCCCTCGCTGCGGGTGGCCGCCCGCACCAGGGCGCCGAAGGGCGGGGCGGCCAGCAGTTCGTAGGCGCCCGCCGTGAAGCGGGTGGTGGATGACTCGATGATCTCGCCGATGCGCCGGGTGGTTATCACAGCCGGGTGAACTCCTTGCTCTCGCGTTTGGCGGAAATGGCGCCGTCGGCTTCGGCGCGGGCAAGGCTGCTTTCGAGCATACGCTCGAAGGCCCGCCGGTCCGCCGCGCGGATCACCGCCTGCTCGTGAGCGCGGGCGAGGGCCACGGGGTAGCCTCCCCCGCGAAGGCACTGATCATACACCAGGCTATGCACCAGGTCAACCTGTTCGGGCGCGGAGGCCACCCACTGCGGGATCTCGACCCGGCACACCTCCCGCCCGACGCGCAGGTGAAAGAAGTGGATGCAGTGGGGGCCGTAGCGCTCGATGTTGATGGTGCTCATCGAGACGAACAACGGCCCGCGCTGGCCCTCGGCAAGGCGGGGGCCGAGCACATCGGCGTCAACCAGGCCCTGGCAGAGAGCGCACGACGGCTCGCGCCCGACGCGGACGTCGCTGCACTCGGCGCAACGGGCGCCGCGGCTGGCGGCCACGTCCACATCCGGGCAGAACATCAGCCGGATGGCGCCGACCACCTCGGGGGAGCGGGGACGGCTGATGTACGACGCGGTCGGGATGCCGCGGGCGCGCATGCGCTCCAGATAGCCCAGGTACTGCCCCAGAAAGCGCTCCTGGACGAAGCGCTCGGCCCCGGCGAGCGCCCAGCGCACAAGGGTGCCATCTTGCAGCGCCAGGGCGGGCAGGGCGCCGTCGAGGAACGTCTCGGCCAGATCGGCCAGGGCCAGACCCTCTTCAACATCACGGCGGGCGCTCAGGTAGTTGCCCTCGATGAGCACGCGGCGGGCGCCATCGCTGAGGTAGAGGTCCTCCTCGCGGTAGTAGAGGGCGGGCCGCGAGCCAAGGCGCGCGGCGGGGCGCTGGCCGTAGCGGATGAAGACGTGGCCGATATTGATCAGGTAGCAGGCCACGCTGCCGTGGCGATCCAGATCGATCTGCGAGCCATCGGTGGCGACCACGGCATAGGCTGGCGGGCAGGCGGGCAAGTCGCGCACGGTGTCGAGGCGCTCGACGGGCCGGGCAAGCAACCAGTTTGCCGTGTCGCGGCTCAGATCTACCGCCCGCGTCCAGCGCCCCTCCTCACCGGCGGCGGCCAGATAGCGCTCGCGGGCCCGGGCGGCGCGCTGCGCCGCGCTGGCGGCGGTGCGCACCGCGGCGCCGCTCAACTCGCGGACTTGCCGGCTTAAGGCCGCCAGATCCAGCCCCATCCGCGGCTCCTTTCCGGTCATCCAGGGGGCTTCGCCGCACATCAACGGAATGATCCATGTCTGCCCAAGCATAGGACATTTGTTTCGAGTTGTCAATTGGTCTGGACGAGAGTGATGCACAAACTGGCAACTCAGGCTGCCCTGTCTGTGGCCTGTGGGAGCAACTCTGAGGGCTGCTCCCACAAGGAAAACCAGATCTCTCTGCTGCTGGCGGAACTTTCCAGCCCGCTGGCGCGTCTTGAGGTCGTATATTATGGTACTGGCCGGGCCGGTCCGGTGACCGGCTCACAAGGAGCAAGGCAAATGGCATCACGGATGGTCGCAGTTATCCTGGCGATGGCAACGGCTCTCGCCCTGACAGCATGCGGGGTGGGAACAATGACAACAACGGCGACAGAATCTCCCCTTGGCGGCACGAGCTGGCTGCTAGAGAGCCTGAACGGCGCGCCGCCGCTTCCCGACACGCAGGTGACCTTGAACTTCGAGGCGGACGGCTTCGCTGGCACTGATGGATGCAACCAGTACCGGGGATCGTACCAGGTGAATGGCGAGCGCATCACCATCAAGGACTCGATCGCCAGCACGATGATGGCCTGCCCGGAGCCGATCATGCAGCAGGCGACGGCCTACTACGAAGCGCTGAAACAGGCGGCCAGCTTCAAGGTTGATGGCCAGCAACTGACGCTGCTGAGCGAGAGCGGCGAGGTTACGGCGACCTTCGTTGCCCAGAGCCGCGCGTTGAGCGGCACAAGCTGGACAGTAACCGGCTATAACAACGGCAAGCAGGCTGTAGTGAGCGTGCTGAACGGTTCGACGCTCACGCTGGTCTTCGGCGCGGATGGCCAGCTCAGCGGCTCGGCCGGGTGCAACAACTACACCGGGTCCTATGAGGTCGCGGATCAGAGCCTGCGGATCGGCCCGCTAGCGAGCACGAAGAGGCTCTGCAACGAGCCGGAGGGGGTGATGGAGCAGGAGACGCAGTTCCTGGAGGCCCTGGGTACGGCGGTGACGTACCGCATTGACGGCGACCGGCTGGAGCTGCGCACCGGCGACGGGGCCATGGCAGTGACGGCTGTGCGCGCCGCCCCCGCTGCCGCGACGCCCGCCGGCGCCCGCGGGTGATCGTCAGACAGCAGACCAGGAGGAGGGAAGGGGCCAACTCTTCCAGGTTCTTGAAACGCTCGGGAGAGGGGTTGCGCTCGGCGAGCGGCTGTCATACGTGTGGTTCAACGACGCACGTTGTGGAGAAGGCAAAGGAAATCTGCCCATTCTTACTACCGGGGCCGGCGTTGACACCCGTGACGTCTACACGCTCGCGGTGAGCCCGGGCGAGAGTGGGGCTGCTGGAAGCAAATTCACCTTCGCAAGCAACATCTTTGCCGGCAACGAGCCGGTTTCGGCGTGGTACAATCTGCCTGATGCTTCGGTCCGCGCGGTTGGCGACTTTCGGGCCGACGCCGATGGGAAGTTAAGCGTCACATTCACCGCTCCTGGTACGCTTGCCCCCGGCACTTACTCGATGGTGTTGTACGGCCAGCGTACCGAGCTCACGGCGGTCGCGCGCTTTACGATTACACGCTGACCGTCTTTCCATCCCGTGTGGGCCGAGGGCGTTTGTTGCGGATCAGGG includes these proteins:
- a CDS encoding pyridoxal phosphate-dependent aminotransferase, which produces MPGVFSDLDLSPNPLELARQRRLAAGGYLDLTSSNPTLQGLLFPPAILRAAAESFWETRRYQPDPRGGAAARAAVVAYYAGRAPPLPLEPDDVFLTASTSEAYSLLFALLADPGDNLLAPNVTYPLFEYLAALRGLELRSYPLREEEGWAIDERALHAAADARTRAVLIVSPHNPTGAVVSAPLAALSRMGLPVICDEVFAAFTYAVPHVPPLAALHPDLPVFTLNGISKLFALPDLKLGWIALNAAARPFGPRLELLNDTFLGANSLSQHLLPALFVHGMPFVARMTARVRANLDLALQRLAGHPRLRVRPPDGGYYLFPAVSGCDDEEALALRLLDQGVLVHPGYFYGDVPGAHLLLSALTEPATFAAGLDRLVQAL
- a CDS encoding LLM class F420-dependent oxidoreductase → MLLDVGFMVDANPLPVAAEVARSAEALGFAALWAPETAHNPFLPLTIAAEHTSRLGLGTAVAIAFPRSPMVTAQIAWDLAAFSRGRFILGLGTQVRAHIERRFSASFDQPVERLRDYVLALRAIWQSFQGNGRLNYRGKFYQHTLMLPFFNPGKIDHPNIPIYIAGVNERLAQLAGELCDGFHAHPLNSAKYLREHLRPQIAEGARRAGRDPAACALAGSPLVITGLDRESTERMRAFVRQQIAFYGSTPTYRPVLDCHGWGEVGERLSQLAAQQRWADMPGLVSDEMLATFAVEASPGELGAALRQRYDGLLDRISLYMPFVPGQMDEFWRRLVRDVSG
- a CDS encoding DNA double-strand break repair nuclease NurA, with the protein product MLGQTWIIPLMCGEAPWMTGKEPRMGLDLAALSRQVRELSGAAVRTAASAAQRAARARERYLAAAGEEGRWTRAVDLSRDTANWLLARPVERLDTVRDLPACPPAYAVVATDGSQIDLDRHGSVACYLINIGHVFIRYGQRPAARLGSRPALYYREEDLYLSDGARRVLIEGNYLSARRDVEEGLALADLAETFLDGALPALALQDGTLVRWALAGAERFVQERFLGQYLGYLERMRARGIPTASYISRPRSPEVVGAIRLMFCPDVDVAASRGARCAECSDVRVGREPSCALCQGLVDADVLGPRLAEGQRGPLFVSMSTINIERYGPHCIHFFHLRVGREVCRVEIPQWVASAPEQVDLVHSLVYDQCLRGGGYPVALARAHEQAVIRAADRRAFERMLESSLARAEADGAISAKRESKEFTRL
- a CDS encoding META domain-containing protein, which translates into the protein MASRMVAVILAMATALALTACGVGTMTTTATESPLGGTSWLLESLNGAPPLPDTQVTLNFEADGFAGTDGCNQYRGSYQVNGERITIKDSIASTMMACPEPIMQQATAYYEALKQAASFKVDGQQLTLLSESGEVTATFVAQSRALSGTSWTVTGYNNGKQAVVSVLNGSTLTLVFGADGQLSGSAGCNNYTGSYEVADQSLRIGPLASTKRLCNEPEGVMEQETQFLEALGTAVTYRIDGDRLELRTGDGAMAVTAVRAAPAAATPAGARG